The genomic interval CGGACAACACCTTCATCGACTGCTCGAACATCGAATTCGGTACGGGCAAGGACCTCGAACGCACGCTGGCGCCCGAACGGGTGCTCTTCGCACGCAATACGATCGTCAACCGCACGCTCGACGCGCCGTTCATCGCCGTGGACCGCACCGACGGTTTCACGTTCCGCGACAACCGCGTGGCGCTGGCCACGCCGTGTGCGGTCGAGGGGTTCGAGAATGCGGCGCCGCAGCTTCCCGTGCTGCCCTCCGAGGCGGAGATGCGGGCCGGCAAGGGAGCGGCGTGGTATACGCCTGCCGCGCAGACGAAACCGGCGTCCGACCGCATCTACCGGGTGCGGGCCGGTGAGGACCTTCCGGCCGTTGTCGAGCAGGCCGAGGCCGGTTCGGTCGTCGAACTCGCGGATGCAGGCGGCGACTACGCCATTCAGCGTGCGATGGTGGTGCGTGTTCCGCTGACGATCCGCGGCGTGCAGGGCGGCGAACGCCCCGTGGTGCGCTTCAACGGGCAGAAGGGCGACGACATGGTGACCATCGCCGACGGCGGCGAGCTGCACCTCGAAGGGATCGCCTTCTCGGGCCGCCTCGAAGACGGCAAGGCGCTGGCCAAAGCCGGGGTCTCGACGGCCCGCGACATGATCCGCCCCTACAACCTCCGGATCGACAACTGTGAATTCTACAACTTCGGCGAGGGCGGTTTCTTCGCCGTGAAGGGGACCCAGGCCACCTTTGCCGGACGGGTCGAGATCCGCAATTCGTCGTTCCGCGACCTCTCGGGTGACGCCATCAACTACGCTGCCGAACGCGACGACAAGGGGCGTTACAATGCCGACGACATGGTGATCGAGAACTGCTCGTTCCACCGCATCCTCGGCCTGCCGATCAATATCTACCGCGGCGGCAGCGACGAATCGACCGCCGGACCCTATGTCATGATCCGCCGCTGCAACTTCGAGGACTGCTGCAACAAGGAGCGCGGTTCGGTGATGCGGCTCGTCGGGCCGCAGGTGCTCGACATCACGGGCTGCAACTTCTCGAACAGCGGCCGCGGCGGACGTTCGATCCGCCTCGACGAGGCCACCTGGGAGCAGGTTTCCATTTCCGACTGCAACTTCTGGAATGCCGGCGGCATCCTCTCCATGACGGGCCAGGCCGTCCAGGGCAAACTCTATGAACTCGAACCGGCCTATGTCGATGCCGAACATTTCGACTTCGCGCAGCAGGCCGACAGCCCGCTGGCCCGCCTGGGAATCGGCGTAAAAAAGGAATAGAACCATGAAAAAGACGATATTCACCCTCTTTGGAGCGCTGTTGGCGCTCGGTGCCTGGGCGGCGCATCCCTCGCTGATGCTTACGGCCGAAGGGGTTGCCGAGATGCGTGAGGCCCGGGGCAAGGTCCCGGCCTTCGATGCCGCCATGACCCGGACGCTCTCCGGCGCGGATGCCGCGCTGGCCTCGGAAATCGAGGTCCCGCAGCCCCGCGACGGCGGAGGCGGCTATACCCACGAACGCCACAAACTCAACTACTACGAGATGGTCGACTGCGGCATCGCCTGGCAGGTGACCCGCCAGGAGAAGTATGCCCGCCGCGTGGCCGACATGCTGAAGGCTTATGCCGACCTCTATCCGACGCTGGGATTCCATCCCGTCACGCTGTCGAAGACCCCGGGCCGGATCTTCTGGCAGACGCTCAACGAGAGTGTCTGGCTGGTCCACACCTCGATGGCCTACGACTGCGTCTACGACTTCATGACCCCGGCCGAGCGGGCGTATGTCGAGCGGAACCTCTTCCGTCCGATGGCCGACTTCCTGATGAACGGCATGGAGGGCAACCGCGGCAACAACAAGGTCTTCAACAAGATGCACAACCACGCCACGTGGGCCACGTCGGCCGTCGGCATGATCGGCATGACCATGGGCGACGAAGGGCTGGTGCGCAAGGCCCTCTACGGCTCGGATGAAACCGGGAAAAACGGCGGATTCATCCGGCAGCTCGACTACCTCTTCTCGCCGGACGGCTACTTCACCGAGGGGGCCTACTACCAGCGTTACGCCATCTGGCCCTTCATGGTCTTTGCGCAGTGCATCGACCACAACCGCCCCGATCTGAAGATTTTCCAGTACCGTGACGGAATCCTGCTGAAAGCCGTCTCGACGCTCCTCCAGCTGGCTTATGACGGACGTTTCATGCGCTTCAACGACGCGCTGCTGAAGGGCTACGACGCGCAGGAGCTGGTCTATGCCGTGAACATCGCCTACAACGCCGATCCGTCGAACAAACGGCTCCTCGACGTGGCGGCCCGTTATCAGGACTGGGTGCTCCCGACGGATGCCGGTTTTGCCGTGGCGCGCGACATCGCCCGCGGGGAGGCCGAGCCGCTGACCTTCCACAGCGCGCTCTACCGCGACGGCCGCAACGGCGACGAGGGCGGGGTAGCGGTGATCCGCTCGACGGACTCCGCACTGAACAGCGCCGTCTCCTTCAAGGCCACGGCCCACGGCCTGAGCCACGGACACTACGACAAATTGACCTTCGCCTACTACGACAACGGCAACGAGGTGCTCTGCGATTACGGGGCGGCGCGCTGGCTCAACATCGAGGCCAAGTACAAGGGACACTATACGCACGAGAACAAGTCGTTTGCCATGCAGACCGTGGCGCACAACACGCTGGTTGTCGACGAGCGTTCGCACTTCGACGGCAATTACGACGAGTCGATGAAGCACCATTCGGAGATCCGGTTCACCGACTTCTCGCGCCAGGGGGTGCAGATCGTCTCGGCGGAGGAGTGCCATGCGGCTCCGGGCGTGAAGATGCAGCGCACGGTGGCCTACGTCACCACGCCGTTCCTGCAGTATCCGCTGATCCTCGACCTGCTGCGCGCCGAGAGCGCCGAAGAGCACCGCTACGACTATCCGATGTGGTACGGCGGGCACCTCGTAAGCCTCAATTTCCCCTATGAAAAGGCCACGACGGCGATGTCGGCGCTCGGGACGGCCAACGGCTACCAGCACCTCTGGTGCCAGGCCCGGGGGCACAACGAAAAGTCGGCGACGACGACCTTTACGTGGATCGTCGGCGACCGTTTCTACTCGCTCTCGACGGCCACGACCCCCGATACGGAGATGGTGCTTGTCGAATCGGGCGCTTCGGACCCCGATTTCAACCTTCGCACCGAGAAGGGGTATATCATCCGCGAGCAGGGCAAGAAGAACCATACGT from uncultured Alistipes sp. carries:
- a CDS encoding chondroitinase-B domain-containing protein — protein: MKNFKLVLAAVAALLTVSVPAREYRVALGDVAATLREARPGDRIVIENGVYRDLALKWLGRGTEGKPVRIEAATPGGVEITGGSTLRLAGEWLEVSGLCFRDGQAPSGSVIEFRNGREVANHCRLTECVVDNYNPARRDMAYSYILLYGRRNRVDHCSLMGKLNLGVTLIVILNEPRSQQNFHRIDHNWFGPRPVYGSNGAETIRVGTSQQAYSSSNTTIEENLFDRCNGEVEVVSIKSSDNVIRRNVFFESEGVLALRHGDRNTVEENLFVGHGKRNTGGIRVVNAGHRVRRNTLVGIAGGRFFSALALMNAVPNSLPNRYCLVENVEVTDNTFIDCSNIEFGTGKDLERTLAPERVLFARNTIVNRTLDAPFIAVDRTDGFTFRDNRVALATPCAVEGFENAAPQLPVLPSEAEMRAGKGAAWYTPAAQTKPASDRIYRVRAGEDLPAVVEQAEAGSVVELADAGGDYAIQRAMVVRVPLTIRGVQGGERPVVRFNGQKGDDMVTIADGGELHLEGIAFSGRLEDGKALAKAGVSTARDMIRPYNLRIDNCEFYNFGEGGFFAVKGTQATFAGRVEIRNSSFRDLSGDAINYAAERDDKGRYNADDMVIENCSFHRILGLPINIYRGGSDESTAGPYVMIRRCNFEDCCNKERGSVMRLVGPQVLDITGCNFSNSGRGGRSIRLDEATWEQVSISDCNFWNAGGILSMTGQAVQGKLYELEPAYVDAEHFDFAQQADSPLARLGIGVKKE
- a CDS encoding heparinase II/III family protein; this encodes MKKTIFTLFGALLALGAWAAHPSLMLTAEGVAEMREARGKVPAFDAAMTRTLSGADAALASEIEVPQPRDGGGGYTHERHKLNYYEMVDCGIAWQVTRQEKYARRVADMLKAYADLYPTLGFHPVTLSKTPGRIFWQTLNESVWLVHTSMAYDCVYDFMTPAERAYVERNLFRPMADFLMNGMEGNRGNNKVFNKMHNHATWATSAVGMIGMTMGDEGLVRKALYGSDETGKNGGFIRQLDYLFSPDGYFTEGAYYQRYAIWPFMVFAQCIDHNRPDLKIFQYRDGILLKAVSTLLQLAYDGRFMRFNDALLKGYDAQELVYAVNIAYNADPSNKRLLDVAARYQDWVLPTDAGFAVARDIARGEAEPLTFHSALYRDGRNGDEGGVAVIRSTDSALNSAVSFKATAHGLSHGHYDKLTFAYYDNGNEVLCDYGAARWLNIEAKYKGHYTHENKSFAMQTVAHNTLVVDERSHFDGNYDESMKHHSEIRFTDFSRQGVQIVSAEECHAAPGVKMQRTVAYVTTPFLQYPLILDLLRAESAEEHRYDYPMWYGGHLVSLNFPYEKATTAMSALGTANGYQHLWCQARGHNEKSATTTFTWIVGDRFYSLSTATTPDTEMVLVESGASDPDFNLRTEKGYIIREQGKKNHTFFSSLETHGTYDLQVEQSANLTSSCEGVRLLADTPEYTVAVAEYKGGHRVTLCVANASVDATARHRVETSEGRFEWTGPCDVKLK